tcctcaggcgccggcgacggcggcgccgaGGAGGGAGGCGGGGAGCGCGTGAAGCTGCTCTGCTGCCTCGGGGGGCGCATCCTGCCCCGGCCCAGCGACGGCGCGCTCCGGTGCGTCGGCGGCGACACCCGCATCGTCTCCGTCCTCCGCTCCGCGCCGCTCCCCGTCGTCCTCGCCAAGATCGCCGACGCCTACGCCCCGCTCCCCGCCCCGCTCGCCATGCGGTACCAGCTCCCCGACGAGGACCTCGACGCCCTCATCTCCGTCTCCACCCCGGAGGATCTCGAGAACATGATGGAGGAGTACGACAagctcgccgccgccgcatccggTCCCTCCCCCAAGCTCCGcgtcttcctcttccccctcctCTACGACCCCGATCCCGATCCCGATCCCGACCCCGATCCCGATCCCGATCCCCACGGCGCCGAGCAGCGCTACCTCGACGCCGTCAACGGCATCCGGAGGCGCGAGAGCGCCGCGAGCCTCTCGTCGTCGATCCCCAACTCCGACGGCCCCCCGGCGCCCTCCACGATCGACGGCCCcgccggcggcgacgccggTGCGTCCCCCTCCATCCTCTCCCCCGCCTCGAACGACACCTCGCAATCGATCTTCGGAGCGccagcgccgccgccctcctccTCTCTACCCGACATCTCCGCGATgatcggctgcggcggcggcggcggcggcggctacgCCCACATTGCGAACCCTAGTAGCTCCGAATTGCACCATTCCCATATTGTGAGCTTCCAATCTGTGGGAATTGCCAATGTGCCTGGTGCGTCCCTGCCAATCCCCACAAACCCCCAGATTCCGCCCGCCGGAACCAGAGTGAATCCCCTCTCCGAGGAAAACCCtagcgaggcggcggcggcggcggcggcgaaagTGGTCGCTCAGCCTCCTGCGGAGACGAAGTACAGGCAGCCTCTCTCCCAGCTCCCGCCTTTGCCCCCTTCCTTGTTGAATCCCCTATATGTCTGCGGTGTGAGATTCGAGGATTGCAACCTGTGCCTCAAGGCTTTGCCGCACGCGCATTCCGACACCCTGATCAATGATTACGCCGACCGGCGCACTGGCCCCGCGAGTGTTGCTCCGGAGCCGAGCCCGGTGTTCCACAGCCTCCGCCCTGAGGACGTGGCGAGGATGATGGCCCCTGAGAGACTAGTTACGCCCGCCGGAGCCGCCTTAGATAGTAATAGTAAAATGGAGCCGCATGGCGGAAAAGCGGGAGTATTTTTTCCGCAAGGCGGATTCTTTGCTCAAAATGCGGAAAATCCTCCGCCTGGTCCTACGGGTTTGCCCGCCAACTCACAAGGTACGAATGCAGCTTTCGTCGATCCTATTGATACTCCGCAGCAGGTGCTACTGAATTTTGCACCACCTCACGTTCCGGTTAAGCAGCCTATGGCTGAGAAAAATATGTTTCTTGCAGATGGTAATCCAAGTGGAAATGGAAATGAACCGCAGAAGCCCAGTGTATTGCCTAATATTGATATTGGTGTCCCAAATGATCTAGGAACCGAGCAATCACAGCCGAGAGTAGAGAATAGTTATGCGGCGAGACTTGATGTTAGGGGGAATGAGATGCATCACAGTAATCCCTTCTTTAATGTCGTTCCCGAGCAGAAACCGGATATGCTGATTGAGCCATTGATTTCGCTCTCTCCGGTCACTACCCACTTGCAAAATCTGCAACCTGTCAATGCAAGCCACTTGCCGCACATCATAGGTAACAACGGACTTTACCATTATTACTACGAAACAGGAGCAGGAGCTGCTGGAATCCCCATGTCCAATTATGGTATTGGCATGGCCTATGCTAGTAATAACATGAACACTATAAGGGAGTGGAAAGATGTGGCTCCTCAAATCCACCATGAGCAAGTTCTAAGTGAGATAGCTGCCCCTCTTGGCGGTAATGCTCAATCATCTTCGGCAACCGCTACTGCTGACAGTGGGAATGTGGAACAACCTAAGGAGTCTTTATTGCCTGACTCGCT
This window of the Ananas comosus cultivar F153 linkage group 19, ASM154086v1, whole genome shotgun sequence genome carries:
- the LOC109724734 gene encoding uncharacterized protein LOC109724734 isoform X1, which produces MAAAAASSGAGDGGAEEGGGERVKLLCCLGGRILPRPSDGALRCVGGDTRIVSVLRSAPLPVVLAKIADAYAPLPAPLAMRYQLPDEDLDALISVSTPEDLENMMEEYDKLAAAASGPSPKLRVFLFPLLYDPDPDPDPDPDPDPDPHGAEQRYLDAVNGIRRRESAASLSSSIPNSDGPPAPSTIDGPAGGDAGASPSILSPASNDTSQSIFGAPAPPPSSSLPDISAMIGCGGGGGGGYAHIANPSSSELHHSHIVSFQSVGIANVPGASLPIPTNPQIPPAGTRVNPLSEENPSEAAAAAAAKVVAQPPAETKYRQPLSQLPPLPPSLLNPLYVCGVRFEDCNLCLKALPHAHSDTLINDYADRRTGPASVAPEPSPVFHSLRPEDVARMMAPERLVTPAGAALDSNSKMEPHGGKAGVFFPQGGFFAQNAENPPPGPTGLPANSQGTNAAFVDPIDTPQQVLLNFAPPHVPVKQPMAEKNMFLADGNPSGNGNEPQKPSVLPNIDIGVPNDLGTEQSQPRVENSYAARLDVRGNEMHHSNPFFNVVPEQKPDMLIEPLISLSPVTTHLQNLQPVNASHLPHIIGNNGLYHYYYETGAGAAGIPMSNYGIGMAYASNNMNTIREWKDVAPQIHHEQVLSEIAAPLGGNAQSSSATATADSGNVEQPKESLLPDSLFPSEDPWKVLENTHALPPKPRKVAVKESAGTKDATVPSNEGDFHNINNVLSKEPFTEPIRHIRGEEQVKQDMQAIEQGLMASVLQLSEPPQPVSAAREAKDSVAFCYEGSGATKNNLERENKGAEVINSLLPEKIKIAIPITEDIGRLQIIKNSDIEQLQELGSGTFGTVFHGKWRGSDVAIKRVNNRCFAGKPSEQERMISDFWNEASKLADLHHPNVVAFYGVVLDGPGGDIATVTEYMVNGSLRHALQKTDKTLDRRKRLIIAMDAAFGMEYLHSKNIVHFDLKSDNLLVNLRDPQRPICKVGDLGLSRVKCQTLISGGVRGTLPWMAPELLNGSSNLVSEKVDVFSFGIVLWELLTGEEPYADLHYGVIIGGIVSNKLRPQVPEYCDPEWRSLMEQCWSTEPSERPSFTEIASRLRSMAASPQKGQS
- the LOC109724734 gene encoding serine/threonine-protein kinase EDR1-like isoform X2; its protein translation is MAAAAASSGAGDGGAEEGGGERVKLLCCLGGRILPRPSDGALRCVGGDTRIVSVLRSAPLPVVLAKIADAYAPLPAPLAMRYQLPDEDLDALISVSTPEDLENMMEEYDKLAAAASGPSPKLRVFLFPLLYDPDPDPDPDPDPDPDPHGAEQRYLDAVNGIRRRESAASLSSSIPNSDGPPAPSTIDGPAGGDAGASPSILSPASNDTSQSIFGAPAPPPSSSLPDISAMIGCGGGGGGGYAHIANPSSSELHHSHIVSFQSVGIANVPGASLPIPTNPQIPPAGTRVNPLSEENPSEAAAAAAAKVVAQPPAETKYRQPLSQLPPLPPSLLNPLYVCGVRFEDCNLCLKALPHAHSDTLINDYADRRTGPASVAPEPSPVFHSLRPEDVARMMAPERLVTPAGAALDSNSKMEPHGGKAGVFFPQGGFFAQNAENPPPGPTGLPANSQDGNPSGNGNEPQKPSVLPNIDIGVPNDLGTEQSQPRVENSYAARLDVRGNEMHHSNPFFNVVPEQKPDMLIEPLISLSPVTTHLQNLQPVNASHLPHIIGNNGLYHYYYETGAGAAGIPMSNYGIGMAYASNNMNTIREWKDVAPQIHHEQVLSEIAAPLGGNAQSSSATATADSGNVEQPKESLLPDSLFPSEDPWKVLENTHALPPKPRKVAVKESAGTKDATVPSNEGDFHNINNVLSKEPFTEPIRHIRGEEQVKQDMQAIEQGLMASVLQLSEPPQPVSAAREAKDSVAFCYEGSGATKNNLERENKGAEVINSLLPEKIKIAIPITEDIGRLQIIKNSDIEQLQELGSGTFGTVFHGKWRGSDVAIKRVNNRCFAGKPSEQERMISDFWNEASKLADLHHPNVVAFYGVVLDGPGGDIATVTEYMVNGSLRHALQKTDKTLDRRKRLIIAMDAAFGMEYLHSKNIVHFDLKSDNLLVNLRDPQRPICKVGDLGLSRVKCQTLISGGVRGTLPWMAPELLNGSSNLVSEKVDVFSFGIVLWELLTGEEPYADLHYGVIIGGIVSNKLRPQVPEYCDPEWRSLMEQCWSTEPSERPSFTEIASRLRSMAASPQKGQS